One stretch of Aquipuribacter sp. SD81 DNA includes these proteins:
- a CDS encoding sensor histidine kinase, translating into MSTPTYPGLRLPDLAGAAARPGALLAGILVVRWCVCAWLVLLLVLGEGRLHVPLGVAAVVVTAGWTLLLTLRRPAWGPAWLAADLALCAGLLVVAAVAPSLATVYPVAAAVTWGAVRGARGGALAGAVLGVVYVLAHVVEGLTLAAVDESVLDVAGDAFSLVLAGTGVGLVSTLVQRSAARLRAAEVARLRATEEAARLAEREGLARAVHDSVLQSLALVHKRGRELAAEPAPAPAAVQDLADLAARQERHLRELLLRSRQAPGAEVPLREALLDVAAGVPGLDVQVTTLLGRPLPPTVVDAVAAAVAQCLANTERHAGTPRAWVYAEDEGEELVVSVRDDGAGFVHDPARLDREGRMGLRHSVAGRVADLGGRTTVTSTPGRGTEVELRVPLPPAGPAGEDA; encoded by the coding sequence GTGAGCACTCCTACCTACCCGGGCCTGCGCCTGCCCGACCTCGCCGGGGCCGCGGCGCGGCCCGGCGCCCTGCTGGCCGGCATCCTCGTCGTGCGGTGGTGCGTGTGCGCGTGGCTCGTGCTGCTGCTCGTGCTGGGCGAGGGACGGCTCCACGTCCCCCTCGGGGTGGCCGCGGTGGTGGTGACGGCGGGGTGGACGCTGCTGCTCACGCTGCGCCGGCCGGCGTGGGGCCCGGCGTGGCTCGCGGCGGACCTCGCGCTGTGCGCCGGGCTCCTCGTGGTCGCGGCGGTCGCCCCGTCGCTCGCGACGGTGTACCCCGTCGCCGCCGCGGTGACGTGGGGTGCGGTCCGCGGCGCCCGCGGCGGCGCGCTCGCCGGCGCGGTGCTCGGGGTCGTCTACGTGCTCGCCCACGTCGTCGAGGGGCTCACGCTCGCCGCGGTCGACGAGAGCGTCCTCGACGTCGCCGGCGACGCGTTCAGCCTCGTGCTCGCCGGCACGGGGGTCGGCCTCGTGTCCACCCTCGTCCAGCGCAGCGCGGCCCGGCTGCGGGCGGCCGAGGTCGCGCGGCTGCGGGCGACGGAGGAGGCGGCCCGGCTGGCGGAGCGCGAGGGGCTGGCCCGGGCCGTCCACGACTCCGTGCTGCAGTCCCTCGCGCTCGTGCACAAGCGCGGCCGGGAGCTCGCGGCCGAGCCCGCGCCCGCCCCCGCGGCGGTGCAGGACCTCGCCGACCTCGCCGCCCGCCAGGAGCGGCACCTGCGCGAGCTGCTGCTGCGCAGCCGGCAGGCGCCCGGCGCGGAGGTGCCCCTGCGGGAGGCGCTGCTCGACGTCGCCGCGGGCGTGCCGGGCCTCGACGTGCAGGTGACGACCCTCCTCGGGCGCCCGCTCCCGCCGACCGTGGTGGACGCGGTGGCGGCGGCGGTCGCGCAGTGCCTCGCGAACACCGAGCGGCACGCGGGCACACCGAGGGCGTGGGTCTACGCCGAGGACGAGGGCGAGGAGCTCGTCGTGTCCGTGCGCGACGACGGCGCCGGCTTCGTCCACGACCCGGCCCGGCTGGACCGCGAGGGGCGGATGGGGCTGCGGCACAGCGTCGCCGGCAGGGTCGCCGACCTCGGCGGGCGCACGACCGTCACGAGCACGCCCGGCCGCGGCACCGAGGTGGAGCTGCGTGTCCCCCTGCCGCCCGCGGGCCCGGCCGGGGAGGATGCGTGA
- a CDS encoding response regulator transcription factor → MREVSGPVRVVVVDDHPMWREGVRADLEREADFLVVAQAGDGAAALEVARRHRPDLVLLDLSMPGMGGGEVIGRLLADVPGARVLVLSASGEAPDVLAAVKAGASGYLLKSATADELRAAARQVVAGEPVFSPTLAALVLGEFRRVAAGGAPGPTGPGPDDDVARLTERETEILRYVAKGYAYRDIAERLVISVRTVQNHVQSIFRKLQVSSRYELMRLAVDRGLDEG, encoded by the coding sequence ATGCGTGAGGTGAGCGGACCCGTGCGCGTCGTCGTCGTCGACGACCACCCGATGTGGCGCGAGGGGGTACGCGCCGACCTGGAGCGCGAGGCGGACTTTCTCGTCGTCGCGCAGGCCGGCGACGGTGCGGCCGCCCTCGAGGTGGCCCGTCGCCACCGTCCCGACCTCGTCCTGCTCGACCTGTCGATGCCGGGCATGGGCGGCGGTGAGGTGATCGGCCGCCTGCTCGCGGACGTGCCGGGCGCGCGCGTCCTCGTGCTGAGCGCCTCCGGCGAGGCGCCGGACGTGCTCGCCGCGGTCAAGGCCGGTGCGAGCGGCTACCTGCTCAAGAGCGCGACGGCCGACGAGCTGCGCGCCGCGGCCCGGCAGGTGGTGGCGGGGGAGCCGGTGTTCTCCCCGACCCTCGCCGCGCTCGTGCTCGGGGAGTTCCGTCGCGTCGCCGCGGGCGGCGCGCCCGGGCCGACGGGCCCTGGGCCTGACGACGACGTCGCCCGGCTCACCGAGCGCGAGACGGAGATCCTCCGCTACGTGGCCAAGGGCTACGCCTACCGCGACATCGCCGAGCGGCTCGTGATCAGTGTCCGCACCGTGCAGAACCACGTGCAGAGCATCTTCCGCAAGCTGCAGGTGAGCAGCCGCTACGAGCTCATGCGCCTGGCCGTGGACCGCGGCCTCGACGAGGGCTGA
- a CDS encoding KamA family radical SAM protein yields MTAAQPYSYARRPLVEPDWRRMPGWRDVTEAQWRDVQWQRTSCVKNAAQLRAVMGDLLTDDVYDDLVADQEQRATMSMLLPPQMLNTIVPGTGPDGLPAAGADWSAAFRADPVRRYMLPLLSDRFTEWASHPFSSRDSLHEHDMWAVEGLTHRYPTKVLAEILPTCPQYCGHCTRMDLVGNSTPQVEKLKFALKPANRLQDMLDYLRRSPQVRDVVVSGGDVANMPWPRLEAFLDDVLRIDNIRDVRLASKALMGLPQHWLSPAVVEGMTRVARTARERGVSLAIHTHVNAASSLTPLVAEAARTMLEAGVRDVRNQGVLMRGVNDTAEALLDLCFGLQDEASITPYYFYMCDMIPAAEHWRTSLASAQELQHAIMGYLPGFATPRIVCDVPFVGKRWVHQVHSYDRVRGISEWTKNYRTSVEAEDPDALERTYPYYDPIDTLPEEGQRWWAERQRLDAGLGQLVAG; encoded by the coding sequence GTGACCGCAGCCCAGCCGTACAGCTACGCCCGTCGTCCCCTCGTCGAGCCCGACTGGCGTCGCATGCCGGGCTGGCGGGACGTCACCGAGGCGCAGTGGCGGGACGTGCAGTGGCAGCGCACGAGCTGCGTGAAGAACGCCGCCCAGCTGCGGGCCGTCATGGGCGACCTGCTCACCGACGACGTCTACGACGACCTCGTCGCCGACCAGGAGCAGCGCGCGACCATGTCGATGCTGCTGCCGCCGCAGATGCTCAACACGATCGTGCCCGGCACCGGCCCCGACGGGCTGCCCGCCGCGGGCGCCGACTGGTCGGCGGCGTTCCGCGCCGACCCCGTGCGCCGCTACATGCTGCCGCTGCTGTCCGACCGCTTCACCGAGTGGGCCTCGCACCCGTTCTCGAGCCGCGACTCCCTGCACGAGCACGACATGTGGGCCGTCGAGGGCCTCACGCACCGCTACCCCACGAAGGTGCTCGCGGAGATCCTGCCCACGTGCCCGCAGTACTGCGGTCACTGCACGCGCATGGACCTCGTCGGCAACTCCACGCCGCAGGTGGAGAAGCTGAAGTTCGCGCTCAAGCCGGCGAACCGGCTGCAGGACATGCTCGACTACCTCCGCCGCAGCCCCCAGGTGCGCGACGTCGTAGTGTCCGGCGGCGACGTCGCGAACATGCCGTGGCCGCGCCTGGAGGCGTTCCTCGACGACGTGCTGCGCATCGACAACATCCGTGACGTGCGCCTCGCGAGCAAGGCGCTCATGGGGCTGCCGCAGCACTGGCTGTCCCCCGCGGTCGTCGAGGGCATGACGCGGGTCGCGCGGACCGCGCGCGAGCGCGGCGTGTCGCTCGCGATCCACACGCACGTCAACGCCGCGAGCAGCCTCACCCCGCTCGTGGCCGAGGCCGCGCGCACGATGCTCGAGGCGGGTGTGCGGGACGTCCGCAACCAGGGCGTGCTCATGCGCGGGGTCAACGACACCGCGGAGGCGCTGCTCGACCTCTGCTTCGGGCTGCAGGACGAGGCCTCGATCACGCCGTACTACTTCTACATGTGCGACATGATCCCGGCCGCCGAGCACTGGCGGACCTCGCTCGCCTCGGCCCAGGAGCTGCAGCACGCGATCATGGGCTACCTGCCGGGCTTCGCGACGCCGCGGATCGTGTGCGACGTGCCGTTCGTCGGCAAGCGCTGGGTGCACCAGGTGCACTCCTACGACCGGGTGCGCGGCATCAGCGAGTGGACGAAGAACTACCGGACGTCCGTGGAGGCCGAGGACCCGGACGCGCTGGAGCGCACCTACCCGTACTACGACCCGATCGACACCCTGCCCGAGGAGGGGCAGCGGTGGTGGGCCGAGCGGCAGCGTCTCGACGCGGGCCTCGGGCAGCTCGTCGCCGGCTGA
- a CDS encoding L-erythro-3,5-diaminohexanoate dehydrogenase, whose protein sequence is MTAESPVGAHRVLEPAGVLPQAAARLDTRPALWPGEVRVRVDRLNLDAASARQLREAAGGDPDAVRREVLGIVRSRGKMHNPVTGSGGMLLGTVEEVGPASPLGLEAGQRVATLVSLTLTPLHLDDDLERWDGRGEQVPTSGHAVLFARSIAAVVPDDLPEETVLAVMDVCGAPALVDRVVRDRVARGLRSDVVVLGAAGKSGALSLAAARAAGAGRLVGLVPVEHEAAALADADLADAVVLADARDPLAASAAVQEALGGHGADVTVVCVDVPGCEHGAVLVTDDGGTVVFFSMATSFSAAALGAEGLAADVTMLVGNGYTPGHAALALDLFRATPGVQRLFRGRTA, encoded by the coding sequence ATGACGGCGGAGTCCCCTGTCGGGGCGCACCGCGTGCTCGAGCCCGCCGGGGTGCTGCCGCAGGCCGCCGCCCGCCTGGACACACGCCCTGCGCTGTGGCCGGGGGAGGTGCGGGTCCGCGTCGACCGGCTCAACCTCGACGCCGCCAGCGCGCGTCAGCTCCGCGAGGCCGCCGGCGGCGACCCCGACGCGGTGCGCCGGGAGGTGCTCGGGATCGTGCGCAGCCGCGGCAAGATGCACAACCCCGTGACCGGCTCCGGCGGCATGCTGCTCGGCACCGTCGAGGAGGTCGGTCCCGCGAGCCCGCTCGGTCTCGAGGCAGGGCAGCGCGTCGCGACCCTCGTGAGCCTCACCCTCACCCCGCTGCACCTCGACGACGACCTCGAGCGCTGGGACGGCCGCGGCGAGCAGGTGCCGACGAGCGGCCACGCGGTCCTCTTCGCGCGCAGCATCGCCGCCGTCGTGCCCGACGACCTGCCCGAGGAGACCGTGCTCGCCGTCATGGACGTGTGCGGCGCGCCCGCGCTCGTCGACCGGGTCGTGCGCGACCGCGTCGCGCGCGGGCTGCGGTCCGACGTCGTCGTGCTCGGCGCCGCGGGCAAGTCCGGCGCCCTGTCCCTCGCGGCCGCGCGCGCCGCCGGTGCCGGCCGGCTCGTCGGGCTCGTCCCCGTCGAGCACGAGGCGGCCGCCCTGGCGGACGCCGACCTCGCCGACGCCGTCGTCCTCGCCGACGCCCGCGACCCCCTCGCCGCCTCCGCCGCCGTGCAGGAGGCCCTCGGCGGGCACGGCGCCGACGTCACCGTCGTGTGCGTCGACGTGCCGGGCTGCGAGCACGGCGCGGTCCTCGTCACCGACGACGGCGGGACCGTCGTCTTCTTCTCCATGGCGACGTCGTTCAGCGCCGCCGCGCTCGGCGCCGAGGGGCTCGCGGCGGACGTCACCATGCTCGTGGGCAACGGCTACACGCCCGGCCACGCGGCGCTCGCGCTCGACCTGTTCCGGGCCACCCCGGGGGTGCAGCGGCTCTTCCGGGGCCGGACGGCGTGA
- a CDS encoding amidohydrolase, giving the protein MTRTLYRHGAVYSPADPYAQALLVEDGTVAWVGGDEAADALARDLRGDDRVVDLAGALVTPAFVDGHVHTFDTGLLVTGVDLTGVRSVTELLDAVAAWARAHPGRRVLGHGWDETLLAEQRVPTPEELERAAPDALVYLSRVDVHSALVSRRLVAESGVEGLPGHDGTARVERDAHHHARAHARDVAEPERTAAHEAGLAAAAAAGIGTLHEMSGPFIGGPDDLRVLVGVAERVGVRLRPYWGEAAEDAGHARALLAGLGLPEHVRPGGLAGDLSADGSIGSRTAAFREPYADNPPEHAAHAGHAYLSAEVMATHVVACVEAGVQPGFHVIGDAALDTVLEALTRAREVLGGPRLAAARLRLEHVEAADDAQVAALADLGVVASMQPLFDALWGGDASLYARRLGAHRRLNRVGALAGAGVPLAFGSDSPVTPLDPWGTVAAAAFHHDDAERVSARAAFAASTRGAHRAAFDDRHVHDSLGVLVPGAPADLAVWEAGELVVQAPDDRIQAWSTDPRSRVPALPDLGPGAPRPRCLATVVAGRTVHDTGDVAALPGGVP; this is encoded by the coding sequence ATGACGAGGACGCTCTACCGCCACGGTGCGGTGTACAGCCCCGCCGACCCCTACGCCCAGGCGCTGCTCGTGGAGGACGGGACCGTCGCGTGGGTCGGCGGCGACGAGGCGGCCGACGCCCTCGCCCGCGACCTGCGCGGGGACGACCGCGTCGTCGACCTCGCCGGGGCGCTCGTGACGCCCGCCTTCGTCGACGGGCACGTGCACACCTTCGACACCGGGCTGCTCGTCACCGGGGTCGACCTCACCGGCGTGCGCAGCGTCACGGAGCTGCTCGACGCCGTCGCCGCCTGGGCGAGGGCCCACCCCGGCCGCCGCGTGCTCGGCCACGGCTGGGACGAGACGCTGCTCGCCGAGCAGCGGGTGCCGACCCCGGAGGAGCTCGAGCGCGCCGCGCCGGACGCGCTCGTCTACCTGAGCCGCGTCGACGTGCACTCCGCGCTCGTGTCCCGACGGCTCGTCGCGGAGTCCGGCGTCGAGGGCCTCCCCGGTCACGACGGCACCGCCCGCGTCGAGCGCGACGCGCACCACCACGCCCGCGCGCACGCGCGAGACGTCGCCGAGCCCGAGCGCACGGCCGCGCACGAGGCGGGTCTCGCGGCCGCGGCCGCCGCCGGCATCGGCACGCTGCACGAGATGTCCGGGCCGTTCATCGGCGGCCCGGACGACCTGCGGGTCCTCGTCGGCGTGGCCGAGCGGGTCGGGGTCCGGCTGCGGCCGTACTGGGGCGAGGCGGCCGAGGACGCCGGGCACGCCCGCGCGCTGCTGGCCGGGCTCGGCCTGCCGGAGCACGTCCGCCCCGGCGGGCTCGCGGGCGACCTGTCCGCCGACGGGTCGATCGGCTCGCGCACGGCCGCTTTCCGCGAGCCGTACGCCGACAACCCGCCCGAGCACGCCGCCCACGCCGGGCACGCGTACCTGTCCGCCGAGGTCATGGCCACCCACGTCGTCGCGTGCGTCGAGGCGGGCGTGCAGCCGGGCTTCCACGTCATCGGCGACGCCGCCCTCGACACCGTGCTCGAGGCCCTCACCCGGGCGCGTGAGGTGCTCGGCGGGCCCCGGCTCGCCGCGGCGCGCCTGCGGCTGGAGCACGTCGAGGCCGCCGACGACGCTCAGGTCGCGGCGCTGGCGGACCTCGGCGTGGTCGCGAGCATGCAGCCGCTGTTCGACGCGCTCTGGGGGGGCGACGCGAGCCTGTACGCGCGCCGCCTCGGGGCCCACCGCCGGCTCAACCGGGTCGGGGCGCTCGCGGGTGCGGGCGTGCCGCTCGCCTTCGGCTCCGACAGCCCCGTCACCCCCCTCGACCCGTGGGGGACCGTGGCGGCGGCGGCGTTCCACCACGACGACGCCGAGCGCGTCAGCGCCCGCGCCGCCTTCGCAGCGAGCACCCGCGGCGCCCACCGGGCCGCCTTCGACGACCGGCACGTGCACGACTCCCTCGGCGTCCTCGTGCCGGGCGCCCCGGCGGACCTCGCCGTGTGGGAGGCGGGGGAGCTCGTCGTGCAGGCGCCCGACGACCGCATCCAGGCGTGGAGCACCGACCCGCGCTCCCGCGTGCCCGCGCTGCCGGACCTCGGCCCGGGCGCCCCCCGCCCCCGCTGCCTCGCGACCGTCGTCGCCGGGCGCACCGTCCACGACACCGGCGACGTGGCCGCCCTGCCAGGAGGAGTCCCGTGA
- a CDS encoding lysine 5,6-aminomutase subunit alpha TIM-barrel domain-containing protein codes for MTDSPPGRHRPRLDLDAGTVARARELAHAAAAPVVDLARTRTTVSVERAVLRMAGLAGADADGIPWVNHLVDAVRAGTGLEHGVALPVWDALARGEAPDLTRLAQRAAAGAARFRLPGGGEHRDALAGARAAAAAGVARVDTARADREALVGRIGDPPQRPWIYLIVATGDIYEDVPQAQAAARAGADVIAVIRSTGQSLLDYVPEGATREGYAGTYATAENFRIMRAALDEVSHEVGRYVRLTNYASGLCMPEIATLAGLARLDMMLNDSMYGILFRDINPVRTFVDQRFSRQVHARAGIIINTGEDNYLTTADAVDAAHTVTVSQLLNETFAHEAGLPDPLLGLGHAFEIDPEVPESFRLELAHALLARTLFPDAPLKWMPPTRHMTGDVFRGYLLDGFFNLVGSMTDQDILLVGMMTEAVVTPWLSDRDLALRNVRYVQRAAGRLGEDFVPAPDGLVATRARHVLSEAVDLLERIVGSPGGLLGAIAEGTFGGMRRPADAGRGLDGVVERADGYVNPVSELLEARTVREPEEVPA; via the coding sequence GTGACCGACAGCCCGCCCGGGCGGCACCGCCCCCGCCTCGACCTCGACGCCGGCACCGTCGCGCGCGCCCGCGAGCTCGCCCACGCCGCCGCCGCTCCGGTCGTCGACCTCGCCCGCACCCGCACGACCGTCAGCGTCGAGCGGGCGGTGCTGCGCATGGCGGGCCTGGCGGGCGCCGACGCCGACGGCATCCCGTGGGTCAACCACCTCGTCGACGCCGTCCGGGCCGGCACGGGCCTCGAGCACGGCGTCGCCCTGCCGGTGTGGGACGCGCTCGCCCGCGGCGAGGCGCCGGACCTCACGCGGCTCGCGCAGCGCGCCGCGGCCGGGGCCGCGCGCTTCCGGCTGCCCGGGGGCGGCGAGCACCGGGACGCCCTCGCGGGCGCGCGGGCCGCCGCCGCGGCCGGGGTCGCCCGCGTGGACACCGCCCGCGCCGACCGGGAGGCGCTGGTCGGGCGGATCGGCGACCCGCCGCAGCGGCCGTGGATCTACCTCATCGTCGCGACCGGCGACATCTACGAGGACGTCCCGCAGGCGCAGGCGGCCGCCCGCGCGGGCGCCGACGTCATCGCCGTCATCCGCTCCACCGGGCAGTCGCTGCTCGACTACGTGCCCGAGGGCGCGACCCGTGAGGGGTACGCCGGCACGTACGCGACGGCGGAGAACTTCCGCATCATGCGCGCGGCCCTCGACGAGGTCTCGCACGAGGTGGGCCGCTACGTGCGCCTCACCAACTACGCGAGCGGGCTGTGCATGCCGGAGATCGCGACGCTCGCGGGCCTCGCGCGGCTCGACATGATGCTCAACGACTCGATGTACGGGATCCTCTTCCGCGACATCAACCCGGTCCGCACCTTCGTCGACCAGCGCTTCAGCCGCCAGGTCCACGCCCGCGCCGGCATCATCATCAACACCGGCGAGGACAACTACCTCACCACCGCCGACGCCGTGGACGCCGCCCACACCGTCACGGTGTCGCAGCTGCTCAACGAGACCTTCGCGCACGAGGCGGGCCTGCCCGACCCCCTGCTCGGCCTCGGCCACGCGTTCGAGATCGACCCCGAGGTGCCGGAGTCGTTCCGCCTCGAGCTCGCCCACGCCCTGCTCGCGCGCACGCTGTTCCCCGACGCGCCCCTGAAGTGGATGCCGCCGACCCGGCACATGACCGGCGACGTGTTCCGCGGCTACCTGCTCGACGGGTTCTTCAACCTCGTCGGGTCCATGACCGACCAGGACATCCTCCTCGTCGGGATGATGACGGAGGCCGTGGTGACCCCGTGGCTCTCGGACCGCGACCTGGCGCTGCGCAACGTCCGCTACGTCCAGCGCGCGGCCGGGCGGCTGGGTGAGGACTTCGTGCCCGCCCCCGACGGGCTCGTCGCCACGCGCGCCCGGCACGTGCTCTCCGAGGCCGTCGACCTGCTCGAGCGGATCGTCGGCAGCCCCGGCGGGCTGCTCGGCGCCATCGCCGAGGGCACCTTCGGCGGCATGCGCCGCCCCGCCGACGCCGGCCGCGGCCTCGACGGCGTCGTCGAGCGCGCCGACGGCTACGTCAACCCCGTCAGCGAGCTGCTCGAGGCCCGCACGGTGCGCGAGCCCGAGGAGGTGCCCGCGTGA
- a CDS encoding OAM dimerization domain-containing protein: MSALPDGVPPVVRPYGDTTGDGMVQVSFTLPLAPGKRAEGAAQQLARRMGIDAPMVVHATGIGDRYTFFVVYGPVSHVVDVAAVEVVEREYPLLSPKETNAAVREHLQRKLVVVGACIGTDAHTVGIDAILNVKGWAGEKGLEYYREMKVVNLGAQVSVPDLVERARAERADAVLVSQVVTQRDAHVHNTTTMSAAFREAFPAERRPLLVVGGPRFDEAGAAALGVDRVFGRGTTPGEVASYLVHAVAARAAARREVPA; this comes from the coding sequence GTGAGCGCGCTGCCCGACGGCGTCCCGCCCGTCGTCCGCCCGTACGGGGACACCACCGGCGACGGCATGGTCCAGGTGTCCTTCACCCTGCCGCTGGCGCCCGGCAAGCGCGCCGAGGGGGCCGCCCAGCAGCTCGCGCGGCGCATGGGCATCGACGCGCCGATGGTCGTGCACGCCACCGGCATCGGCGACCGGTACACGTTCTTCGTCGTGTACGGCCCGGTCAGCCACGTCGTCGACGTCGCCGCGGTCGAGGTCGTCGAGCGCGAGTACCCGCTGCTGAGCCCGAAGGAGACCAACGCCGCCGTCCGCGAGCACCTGCAGCGCAAGCTCGTGGTGGTCGGCGCGTGCATCGGCACCGACGCCCACACCGTCGGCATCGACGCGATCCTCAACGTCAAGGGCTGGGCGGGGGAGAAGGGCCTGGAGTACTACCGGGAGATGAAGGTCGTGAACCTCGGCGCGCAGGTGTCGGTGCCGGACCTCGTCGAGCGAGCCCGTGCCGAGCGCGCCGACGCCGTCCTCGTGAGCCAGGTCGTCACCCAGCGCGACGCCCACGTCCACAACACGACGACGATGTCGGCGGCCTTCCGCGAGGCCTTCCCCGCCGAGCGGCGGCCGCTGCTCGTCGTCGGCGGCCCCCGCTTCGACGAGGCCGGGGCCGCGGCCCTCGGTGTCGACCGGGTGTTCGGCCGGGGCACCACGCCGGGGGAGGTCGCGAGCTACCTCGTGCACGCCGTCGCGGCCCGGGCCGCCGCCCGCCGTGAGGTCCCCGCGTGA
- a CDS encoding hotdog domain-containing protein, with translation MSERDPRLGTVVVHRRYVHHGDAHYGGQLVDGAYSLKLFGDVATELCVRTDGDEGLFAGYDEVRFLDAVRAGDVLEVVAELTRVGRRSRGVRFEARVVCRAAPEVSPSASRVLEPPLVVTTATGTVVVP, from the coding sequence GTGAGCGAGCGGGACCCGCGGCTCGGGACCGTCGTCGTGCACCGCCGCTACGTCCACCACGGCGACGCGCACTACGGCGGGCAGCTCGTCGACGGCGCGTACTCGCTGAAGCTCTTCGGCGACGTCGCCACCGAGCTGTGCGTCCGGACCGACGGCGACGAGGGCCTCTTCGCCGGCTACGACGAGGTCCGGTTCCTCGACGCGGTCCGCGCGGGCGACGTCCTCGAGGTGGTCGCCGAGCTCACCCGGGTCGGACGGCGCAGCCGCGGCGTGCGCTTCGAGGCGCGCGTCGTGTGCCGGGCCGCACCGGAGGTGTCGCCGTCCGCCTCGCGCGTGCTCGAGCCACCCCTCGTCGTCACGACGGCCACCGGTACCGTCGTCGTCCCGTGA
- a CDS encoding ATP-grasp domain-containing protein: MSTLEVVWATCAEVPDGDPDDRLALDALAEAGVDVRFQVWDDPAAGWSAPTVVRSTWDYATRREEFLAWARRVPVLWNPAHVLEWNTDKTYLDELAAAGVPVVPSATLGPQQRARVDAEVAAALEGAGSVVVKPTVSAGSRDTRRHSAADGAVAHVHALLDAGRTVLVQPYLDAVDTAGETGLVVLDGQVSHAFRKGQILHADAAATDGLYAVEDIRASGATPEQAALADRVTRWLADRFPGAAPLLYARVDTVPGPDGRPVLLELELTEPSLWLQARPEATATWAQAVARRLRTLPR; the protein is encoded by the coding sequence GTGAGCACCCTCGAGGTCGTGTGGGCGACCTGCGCGGAGGTCCCGGACGGGGACCCCGACGACCGCCTCGCGCTCGACGCCCTGGCCGAGGCCGGCGTCGACGTCCGCTTCCAGGTGTGGGACGACCCCGCCGCCGGCTGGTCGGCACCGACCGTCGTGCGCAGCACGTGGGACTACGCGACCCGGCGGGAGGAGTTCCTCGCGTGGGCGCGCAGGGTGCCCGTGCTGTGGAACCCGGCCCACGTCCTGGAGTGGAACACCGACAAGACGTACCTCGACGAGCTCGCGGCGGCCGGGGTGCCCGTCGTGCCGTCGGCCACCCTCGGCCCGCAGCAGCGCGCGCGCGTCGACGCCGAGGTCGCCGCCGCCCTGGAGGGGGCCGGCAGCGTCGTGGTGAAGCCCACCGTGAGCGCCGGGTCCCGGGACACCCGGCGCCACTCCGCGGCCGACGGCGCCGTCGCGCACGTGCACGCGCTGCTGGACGCGGGCCGCACGGTGCTCGTGCAGCCGTACCTCGACGCGGTCGACACGGCCGGGGAGACCGGCCTCGTCGTGCTGGACGGGCAGGTGTCGCACGCCTTCCGCAAGGGCCAGATCCTCCACGCCGACGCGGCGGCCACCGACGGCCTGTACGCGGTCGAGGACATCCGCGCGAGCGGCGCGACCCCGGAGCAGGCCGCGCTCGCGGACCGGGTGACGCGCTGGCTCGCCGACCGCTTCCCCGGGGCGGCGCCGCTGCTGTACGCCCGCGTCGACACCGTGCCCGGCCCCGACGGCCGGCCGGTGCTGCTCGAGCTCGAGCTCACGGAGCCGTCGCTGTGGCTGCAGGCGCGGCCCGAGGCGACGGCCACGTGGGCGCAGGCCGTCGCCCGTCGGCTGCGTACGCTTCCCCGGTGA